The sequence CAGATCCTATAAACCCCTACGCAGACAAACGACTTTCAATTGAGGGACGAGGGTTTGGGCTGCACGTTGAGGCCTCTGAGAGGCGCACACGTGCGACGCCGAGCAGCAATTCGAAAGAATCTAGCAAGAGATCTTTTGAAAGTTTAGTTGAATTTACTTTTAAAAATACAATTAACTGCTTGACGCCTTTAAAATCTAATACAACCGATTTAAACATTACAGGAACTGGAGTTATCGATGTTTTGATTGATTTAACTCTAACTAGAAACAGTCTCAAGACCGACCGCGCATCTACAGCGGAGAGTCAGCAAGCGCCTACCCGCCTCTAGACAGGCGCACAAGACGCACGCTAGATAACGCAGCGCGGATGCAAGGATTTCTGTCTGCCATTTGGTGCCAAGGAGTACTCTGTGCTTGGTTTTTGCTCGTCCTAGCGTGGGTTTTTCGTGTGTTTGTGTCTTGTCATCTCACTCTCTCTACGCTGGTGTCCGCGGCCCAAACGTTGCCGCTTCTACATGCCCCGTCGTAGATCTCTGTACTTCGCTGAAGCCTTTGCCGCGTTGAATCGGAGCTGCGTGGAGAATCTTGAAAGACCAAGGCGCGGGCgatcgcgcgcgaggcggagagaatCGCGTCAGACAATGCGTTTCAAAAAGAAAGGACTGACTTAACATTGTTTCTGTTGTGCAAGCCGAAACAAAAAGGTGTGCCCAACAGAACAACACTCCCGCAAGACAAAGCCTCGACCGGCGAATCACTGCAGCATTCAAATGCGCCGCCGTGTCGACAAGAGACGAGCccgacagcgaagagacacACTTCGTTTTTCCAAAGTTGAACCTGCAACTCGGCGCACAGCGCACCTAGACGCGAGGACTGGAAACCAAAACTCCAGGAGGCTGAGCCCAGGCCTAGTGCCTCCACATAGATAGTCGCGACGCACCTTGCGGCCGAGACGAGAGAAGAACATGACGCGCAAACAGGCCGCGAAAGAGACCAAGAAGCTGCGCTGCCGgcttccttcctcctccgcgtccctctgcggtcgactcgctcgcccgccgcatAAAACCTAAACGAAAAGAAAGCGTTCCAGAGGCGCACGAGCCGATCTCCGTACAAGTCGTGCGAGCCCCTGCCGGGAAAAACGTGGGCGTATGCAGATCCCACAGGATTCTGCTGCGGGCTCTCAACCACTCCCTCATACTGCAAACTACGCAGTTACGCACACATATGCGGAGAGAATGAGGTGGATAGATATGTCGAGCGACCTCGTGTAAAGCCACCAAAGCAACAAACATGCGGGGCTTCGCAGCCGATGCATCGCCCTCTCAtgccgcatgcgcctgcgcggcgcggcaggccgcctcctcgcccttcttgcgcaagcggcgccgcgtccgcgggggCTCTATCCGCCCTCTCCCGGCTTCGCCTGTCTGTGTTGCCGCGGCAACGTTGCTGTCGCATCTGCTTGCCGCTTTCACACGGCAGCGTAGCAGCCcctcgcagagccgcgcgcgacttcCTCCGCTCCTCCCCTCGAACCGCGaccagcgcgccgcgaccgcgtcgccttctcctgcGCTGACTCGCTTCAGCGCAAAGAAGACGCGTCGCCCCTCAGCCATGTCAAACGCAGGAGCTCAGGAGCCTACACGCGCTAGCGTGccagcctgcgccgctcaTCGACAACTACGGCTGAGCACGTGCCCTTCCGCCCTGCTAGACGTCCGCTGCTGTGCAGCACGGCCCCCTTGGTTTTTCATCGCAAAGGTTCTGCCGGGTGACACTCAAACGCGACAGTCAAGAGAAACGGTGCACAGAGTCACGCAGGTTCGAGGGGCAGAAAAGGCACAGTTGGGCTTCCTCACTCGCCCGCGGGCCGACTACGAAAGCAGAGATGGAcgcgtggcgccgctgcgcagcacgCGATCCACGCTTCTCCTGAAGGGCAGCAAGCTgctcctctctcgtctgaGGCGTTGCCGCATCTCGTATCAGAATGCGCGAGCGTGGCTGTCACCAGTTACACACAGTCAACCGAGGCTGGGTGGCGCGCACCTCCTTGGACACGCGCAAGTCTGCACGTAGCGAGAGTCGAAGATGTCTCATGCAACGTGTAAATGCGAGGCGTcccgccctctcccccctcccccgctcTCGCACGCTGACAGCTGCTGGCATGACACAGAGTCTAAAAACTGCGTACGGCCCGACTTCCTTCGTTTGCAACATTCTCGCGAGGCACGACATCGTCACCAGTGCATGCCCACAAGTAGCTGCCGGCAGCCGGATGTAACTCCCTCACGCGCGCATTCCGCCGAAGCGAATCTGCGCATTCTTCTTCTGAGCTTGCTGGCTTGGAAGCTGCTCTCCCGCTTGCCGCATGCGAGCAGGGGCCCTCTGGCGAACCTGGGTCAGCCACACCCCCGCTGAAGGTGCTGGCTTTCACTTTCACAAGAAGCATGTTTTTCGCTCGAAAGGGGGAAGAGGGGTAGCCCCTGAGTGCGGCACGCGCGCCGACCTTCACGTGGAGAGGGGGCACGACGGAACGCCGAGCTCCGACACCGAAGCGGTGATAGACACACATGCAAAGCagccctccggcgcgccctccAACGCGGCGGGAGATGAAACGTTTTTCGGTGAAgcagatgcatgcgctgAGGCGCCGGCCGAACTCGGACGCGGCTCTCTgatgcagcagcggaaaCCGAAGGGCTGGCTCTCTGGATCTCGCTACGCGCCCGACAAAGACGTGTCggcttcgcttcgcctctctcttttcctccAGAACGCGAAGCCGCTCGGTTGTTTGTCTATCTTCTCCTCGTGAGGGGAGGTGGATGCGCGCATCAGTGGAATCTCGAAGCGCGGCATAAGAATCACGTCCCCCGTCATGGGGCTGTCCTCTCTGGGCTtgccgtctccctcgctctcttccgcgtcttcagaaggcgcggccgcggcgctggggaCCTCCCCGGCGTGCGCCGACATccacgcgagaagcgcctgccTCCAGCTGAGCTCCTCAGGCATATCCTCCTCAGCGTCGggctcgcgcttcgcggcgctgacgcctttctcgccgccgccctgcgcggctgcccccctccggccttcttctcctttttgcgtctcgcccgcgagctgcgTCGAGGactggcgcgccggcgccgcggcggagggcgcctctggctcggcggcggcgctgggctCTTCGCGGTTTTTCGCGCggaaaaaagaaggaaaaaacaGCGAGCCTGTGCCCCAGGAAGACCTCGCGACgttctccgcctgctgcgcggggTCCGCAGCGAAACCGGAGGGAAGGTGTTCCGGCTGGACGGGGAGAGCGATCAAGTTCtggtcgtctgcggcgccgtaGTTGAATTGTTCCATGAAGATTTCGATGTTTTTGCTCAGCAGCTGAATCATCTTTTCATCTTGGTCGGTGAAGACGTAGGACTCGCGGCGACTCGTCTCCTCACGGTAGGTGGGCGCGTGCTTGTTGATGCACAtaaggacggcgacgacgtctCTGTCCTTCCCAAAgaccggcgcggcgagcagcgtgTGCGTCTTGATTTTGTGGCGTTCGTCGAAGCGCGGATTGAAGCGCGGGTCGCGGTAGGCGTCGGGGCAGTTCACGAGTTGCTTGTGCTCCAGGATCCACGTGGTGACAGTCTTGTTCTGCTCGCCCTTTTCGACGCGTGTGGCGTGTTCCAGGCCGAAAACCGCTTTGGACCAGATCTCGTTGCGACTCCGGTCGTACACAAAGAGCGTCGCGCGCTCGCAGGAAAAAAGCCTGGGGCA is a genomic window of Besnoitia besnoiti strain Bb-Ger1 chromosome IV, whole genome shotgun sequence containing:
- a CDS encoding hypothetical protein (encoded by transcript BESB_053790) translates to MAEGRRVFFALKRVSAGEGDAVAARWSRFEGRSGGSRARLCEGLLRCRVKAASRCDSNVAAATQTGEAGRGRIEPPRTRRRLRKKGEEAACRAAQAHAA